In the Tetrapisispora phaffii CBS 4417 chromosome 10, complete genome genome, ATATGGCTGTGTTACAAGAACTGTTTAAATACGAATGCatattgatataaaattggttaccaaaaatttatatagtGACAATgtagtatatatatatcagtGATTATACCTTTGCTAATTTCTTATCGTGACCTGCCTTTCTGTTATGGTTGGCATTCGAGCTTTTATTCTTTTCGTTTCTATTATACTGTTTTTTTTGGCTGTTGGtgaattaaatttagtTGGTTGTTTTTCTGTGGTGGTTTTATTAGATGCATTCTGTTGAGTTTTCTGTTCCTGTGCTTCTGCTTTCGCTAGTTGTTCATTGACTAATTTATCATGTCTGTTTTGTATAAATGAAACTTTACCTGATCTTTTGTTTCCCTTGAACatgaatttttcttctaagATCATTGCCCGTTTTGGTGATCTTTCTATCATACGGGCCCAGCCTTCAATTTGTTCATCAGACCAAGTTGTATCGCTCTTCATGCTTTTCCTTATTTTAGAACCTCTCTTATTCCTctcaaataatgatttgTCTTCCTTGAGTAGATTCCATAGGTACCCTTCTATGTGATCGTATTTGGATGTCTCTGCATTCCCTGttatattcttctttatGTTGTCTTTATCGATTGCTACTCTTCCATGATTTGCCGAACGTTCAACTTCTAAATCTTCATAGGTATCGTCTTCTTCGTCTTCGTCGTCTTCATACAATAACTCTAATGCTCTCGAAAGTGTCTTGTTCTTAACTGCATCTGGTATATGATCGCTGGATATATTGatctttttgtttctttttctagCAACTGGATAAATAATGTTCGAATCATTTTGAAGTTTTGCTTTATTGTTCTCTGATTTACCCTTTGATTTAGCAGTTTTCTTCTCTTTATTTCTCTCATCGACTGGGTGAGGTGGAATATCGTCGACTATTGATGGGTTTTGGAATAAAATATCAGTAACTAATTCCACGTTATTGTCGTATCTAGCTAAAAGGTTTACAAACTGATACTTGGTGAGGTGCGGAAACAGTTCACTTAAAGTTGCTATAACTTCTTCACTCACAGCAGGATATAAATCATGTTCAATGGAAGTACCTTCTTCATTCTCATCAGAATCAATATTCAGAAAGAGAAGTCTCGTCTTAATCCCTGGAATTCTATTCTGGAAATTTTCATTGATCAATAGTGAACCAATTAATGGATACATGGATAAATTCTCTAGATTAATAATTTCCAATTCTTTTAACACTCGAGCTATACTCTCAAAACTACAAGACAACAGCGTTATAATAGCCATTTGTTTAGCAAGTTGACTCAGTCTGCCTTTACCTTTATTCCATTCTTTTTCCAAAAATTCCAGCCAACTAGTAGAAATAAATCTATCTGCAAAATCTTTAGAGCCATTCGAGTCTCGGGAAAGCAAATACTCCAATGCCTTCAAGTCTATTCTTGTAAACTTAGCTTCATCTACCAATCTTCTAATATGTTGTTGGATTTGATGGCTCTTGTTGATCTGGGCACGTTGGGTGTTGATTTGAGGCTCCACAGTACCATCAATCAATCCCTTCACCACATCTCCGTGTTCCTCTCCATAAATTTTAACGATGTCCCATAGAGAATCACCATTTAGTTGAAAGTATATTGGACCACACCTCTTAATTAATGCAAAGACCCACATtctcaaataattcaatgcAGCTGACACCTCTTGGTTCTCACCAAGACTCAAGATTCTGCCTTTATCGGCAGCCATTTCACTCAAGTAACCTCTTaagaataaaatcaaattatcATATGTAGAAGATGATAAATATGTGATATTATCTTGCTGcatcaaatattcaaaataaacCACATACGTCTCTAGAATGTGTGCCCAAACAACAGGATCCTTCTCTACTAGAAGTGCTCTTAATGCAATAGGTGGGAATTTAACAATCGGGACGTCTATTTGAGTAATATTCCCTTCTATCTCTAGTACTTTTGACATGGTTAAAAAAGCTTCGAGGATGCGATTCAAAATAGTATACTAGGTAATAATCAGCGTTATATCTAGGATATTCGATTGGAATACACCAAGTTGTATGTTGAAACCAGCCTTTTAATAACAGTTTTTAGTTTTTGTATTAATATTGTAAgtgaatttgaaattcttATTCCACagaatttaattgaaaGACTTCGGGAGTTCCAATGTCACTAATTCAAAAGAACCAAATTCGACTCACTGCctatattaatttattgaacGGTTTAGAGTTTATGATATATACTATAgagatattaaatataatatatatgagttaTAGCTATTTATCCAAAGATTGGTTCAAAGATTTCTTTAATCATTGTTATGGGTTCCTGGAGATATCAAATCTTGAGTTTCAGGTCTCAAGACTTTATTAAGATACATGTATGTATGCGTATATATGGAGAGAGACAGTTAACCATTAGTCATATACCAATGGTTTGTTGTTATTTTCCAGTTGTTGTTTCTCTATCTGTTCCATCACATGTGTCTTTTGTGACTTACTTCTCTCTGAAGCTAGTTTCTTCCCTAGCTCagtttttgtttctttctCAATGTTATCATCAAACCTCTTCTGTGCAGCTAATCTTGCAGCTTCCTGAGGTGatatattcttttgatTCGAATCAGTATTTGCATCAGATAGTTTAGAGCCCGAACTAACTGGTTTCGTTACCTTTTTATTCACCACAGTCTTATTGTTTCTTGCACTGACTGTCTGTACAGGTTTCGTGTTGGTACTTAGACCTTGATCTGACTTGCTAGCACATATACccattatatatgtatttcTGTATGATATTCTGTTTCTACTAATGTTGAGTGAAAATAAATCCTAAGAGTGTTCCAACCAGTTGCTGATCTATGTACATCTACCGATTGGTTCCTTAAATGATGCTTCATGTCAAACGATTCTTTAAGAGCTTCGATTTTCAATTCTATAAAACAATGGAATTGCgaataatatttacatGCATTTTAAGAATCTTTAGTTATTATATAGTTCGACTGAGTTGAAACATTGTTAATTGTATTATCATACAACACTGGCAATACTTAATGTTGAAACTGTCTTGTctattattgttatatatatatatctgtgtgtatatgtatataatcGATTATCTATAAAATTTGTGTGATCAAATGGATGCTATGAACGGTACTATGGAAATGTAGTAAGTAGCTCCATAAGTTCAAAGGAAAGTAAACCTCTTTAAGTTGAATTGtctttatattatatgtaGTGTTGGGAAAATTTTAGTCTTAATTCAATAAgaagattttaaattatgCAATTGAGGGATAGGAATATCTGAAATATCTAGAGATGagaaatttttcaatgcaGGTTGTAGACATGAATATTTAACAGCGGTGCCAGATGTCAATCTAGTTAACTGTCTCGAGTCACGGCAAAATGAGGAGTAACATTTCactatttttaaatataatatgaTTCTGTCAAGGGCTGGTCCGCTAATATGTTGTTGGCTCATACCAGCATTGGCAGCTGCGGCTGCAGCTGCTGCTGCCATATCATCAAAAGCACCTGAAGCATTGGCAGCAGCAAATGCTGGGTGTAGTAAATCCATATGATCTCTTGAAGGCACTCTagagaaaatattgatgCTGCTTGTGTTACTTAATGGAGAATCAGAAGGTGTAGGGAcatttgtaatattattgtcACTGGCCACTTTTGTCAGTAGTCCAGCATCATCATGAGCCTTCAGATTCATTTGATTGTTAGTCACTGTCGAAAGGTTGAAATTCATCTGGGCCCAAGTTATTGTGGCGTCTCTTAACGCTGCCCAATCTGCATTAGCAATGAATTTCTGACCAATTTCATCTGATTTGACGACTAAATCTATCCATCTTTGCAGTATAGCTTCATTACTTGAATAGTCTACAGATCCCATTGATTTAAGTAGGATTCTGTAAGCAACTATTGTCTTCGGTATTTTGAAATGCTCATAacttttatcaatataGTCAATGACATTTTGATCACGCCATATAGCACATTTAGttaaaatgatattgaaaaatggttcatcaattgatttGACTGTGCTATATGTTTGAATAATGTTTTGCAATATTTGAAAGCCATtgattttatcatttgcaaagtttttgaaaaaaatatcaaaaaatgtgTCATTTAAGGATGAAGAAATACCATGATTAACGTTCCTTCCGTAATGCAATGATGATATGTACCATATTTCATATACACGTTTAAAATCATGTAATTGGTCccaaatatttcttaaGAATGATTTAACGTATGATACTTGTAAATCGATTTTATATGGCATTTCATCGTTTAATGCTTTGTCAAAGAATGTTTGGGCAACATGTAAGTCTTTACATTCACCAATGAATGATAAATGTGTTTCGATTAAATAACCATATTTCATCTCTGTTGATTCTTGacataatttttgaaatagttGTAAAGCCATTTCATTTTGACCTGCAGAAAGTGAAGCTCTAATCATACCAACAGATAAATTGGGATGGAAATAGTTAATCATTGATGAAGATTTTTCATATAAAGATTGGATTTCTGGATATGAAACTCCATTGTCATATAAAATTGGTAAAATGACACCTACTACTCTTGGattcaaaaaaatgtttGATGTGAAATTGTTGGTACCATTGATAGCTGTTTTCCAAATCTGAACACTCTCCtcgaataataataactctTTGAATGCAGTGATTAAGTGCATAGCACCATATTCGTTTAACTCtactttattattcaaaacaTCTTGTGAAATAGTCCGTAAAGACTTACATAAATAATTTGTCATTTCTTTATGGAAAGATTGTGAATCATAATCTGGTTTCTTATTCATTCTTGTCAATTGATTTCTGTTAG is a window encoding:
- the CUE3 gene encoding Cue3p (similar to Saccharomyces cerevisiae CUE3 (YGL110C); ancestral locus Anc_6.145) codes for the protein MSKVLEIEGNITQIDVPIVKFPPIALRALLVEKDPVVWAHILETYVVYFEYLMQQDNITYLSSSTYDNLILFLRGYLSEMAADKGRILSLGENQEVSAALNYLRMWVFALIKRCGPIYFQLNGDSLWDIVKIYGEEHGDVVKGLIDGTVEPQINTQRAQINKSHQIQQHIRRLVDEAKFTRIDLKALEYLLSRDSNGSKDFADRFISTSWLEFLEKEWNKGKGRLSQLAKQMAIITLLSCSFESIARVLKELEIINLENLSMYPLIGSLLINENFQNRIPGIKTRLLFLNIDSDENEEGTSIEHDLYPAVSEEVIATLSELFPHLTKYQFVNLLARYDNNVELVTDILFQNPSIVDDIPPHPVDERNKEKKTAKSKGKSENNKAKLQNDSNIIYPVARKRNKKINISSDHIPDAVKNKTLSRALELLYEDDEDEEDDTYEDLEVERSANHGRVAIDKDNIKKNITGNAETSKYDHIEGYLWNLLKEDKSLFERNKRGSKIRKSMKSDTTWSDEQIEGWARMIERSPKRAMILEEKFMFKGNKRSGKVSFIQNRHDKLVNEQLAKAEAQEQKTQQNASNKTTTEKQPTKFNSPTAKKNSIIETKRIKARMPTITERQVTIRN
- the TPHA0J01980 gene encoding uncharacterized protein (similar to Saccharomyces cerevisiae YGL108C; ancestral locus Anc_6.149), translated to MGICASKSDQGLSTNTKPVQTVSARNNKTVVNKKVTKPVSSGSKLSDANTDSNQKNISPQEAARLAAQKRFDDNIEKETKTELGKKLASERSKSQKTHVMEQIEKQQLENNNKPLVYD
- the RMD9 gene encoding Rmd9p (similar to Saccharomyces cerevisiae YBR238C and RMD9 (YGL107C); ancestral locus Anc_6.150); the protein is MLRLGSHTAISKGIIATSLNQQNHPNPMSYDSNQSKVIALQHQDQQQQQQQHQQQHQQQHQQQQQNKQKIMKNNKKNKIINNNYNLMQNPSLANKRQPRSNFNSNSNKNSVQHYNPTSPDSPWFENVTAFEECVSQTLYMSQTPRRKNEKGKRFEPPNSATNTLFWDSIGRAMGLYHDLIATPELNSDRVSKLVHLLHNGLRANRNQLTRMNKKPDYDSQSFHKEMTNYLCKSLRTISQDVLNNKVELNEYGAMHLITAFKELLLFEESVQIWKTAINGTNNFTSNIFLNPRVVGVILPILYDNGVSYPEIQSLYEKSSSMINYFHPNLSVGMIRASLSAGQNEMALQLFQKLCQESTEMKYGYLIETHLSFIGECKDLHVAQTFFDKALNDEMPYKIDLQVSYVKSFLRNIWDQLHDFKRVYEIWYISSLHYGRNVNHGISSSLNDTFFDIFFKNFANDKINGFQILQNIIQTYSTVKSIDEPFFNIILTKCAIWRDQNVIDYIDKSYEHFKIPKTIVAYRILLKSMGSVDYSSNEAILQRWIDLVVKSDEIGQKFIANADWAALRDATITWAQMNFNLSTVTNNQMNLKAHDDAGLLTKVASDNNITNVPTPSDSPLSNTSSINIFSRVPSRDHMDLLHPAFAAANASGAFDDMAAAAAAAAANAGMSQQHISGPALDRIILYLKIVKCYSSFCRDSRQLTRLTSGTAVKYSCLQPALKNFSSLDISDIPIPQLHNLKSSY